The Corallococcus soli genome has a window encoding:
- a CDS encoding Spx/MgsR family RNA polymerase-binding regulatory protein, which translates to MSEDILVLAYSGCDTCKKAQKWLEARGVSYRTRPIVDQPPTVSELLLWIALSGLSVRKWLNTSGQSYRALGKEKVDAASDSELVEWLAADGKLVKRPVLVTPTSVTVGFRPEAYEALFPAHG; encoded by the coding sequence ATGTCCGAAGACATCCTCGTGCTCGCGTACTCCGGGTGTGACACCTGCAAGAAGGCGCAAAAATGGCTGGAGGCGCGCGGCGTCTCCTACCGGACGCGCCCCATCGTCGACCAGCCCCCCACCGTTTCGGAGCTCCTCCTGTGGATTGCCCTGAGCGGGCTGTCCGTCCGCAAGTGGCTCAACACCAGCGGCCAGAGCTACCGCGCCCTGGGAAAGGAGAAGGTCGACGCGGCCTCGGACTCGGAGCTGGTGGAGTGGCTCGCCGCGGACGGGAAGCTCGTGAAGCGGCCCGTGCTCGTCACCCCCACGTCGGTGACCGTCGGCTTCCGGCCGGAGGCCTACGAAGCCCTCTTCCCCGCGCACGGGTAG
- a CDS encoding right-handed parallel beta-helix repeat-containing protein: MNRSRNRSVALSVLCACLGAVGCAGDARPNAEVPFVPDTDSLGGGDAGTAEQDAGPSGDRDAGGPGDADAGQADAGPVDAGAADAGRADAGAPDAGSSGGTDAGTSDGGPTLPSNGGTQVTGTMPVRLTLAGSPYRVVGNAQYVVTIPKGQTTTVEPGVVIDFQGNPDVTQADVRDGAQDVMNHQDGRVELRVYGRILVQGTAQAPVTLTSTNPYGWWGMNFFGDASKGTGHPSFVHMVFEKVRKNEYNGDRDRTRGALWAYYPGPVTIQHSLFRDNESSGKCGALDLMFTDGSVVTDTVFENNRTLDVDRFASGNGATSGGGAMCVTHGRNSTVRGNTFRNNTLSAFRGSHSNALVSRTYEVWPNGSNHYDLGGGGALHYFQPDNDLIEDNRFENNTAVGGPGAALYLEDVPNAGVTLKGNQFIGNRAGAGGVIVCNRGSGTGVELVLGAGNTFSGNTTNGAVAPQVTGDCAR; this comes from the coding sequence ATGAACCGCTCACGAAACCGCTCCGTCGCCCTGTCCGTCCTGTGTGCCTGCCTGGGCGCGGTGGGGTGCGCGGGCGACGCCAGGCCGAACGCGGAGGTGCCCTTCGTGCCCGACACTGACTCATTGGGAGGCGGCGACGCGGGAACTGCGGAGCAAGACGCGGGACCCTCCGGGGACCGGGACGCGGGTGGCCCCGGAGACGCCGACGCGGGGCAGGCCGACGCGGGCCCCGTGGACGCGGGCGCCGCCGATGCTGGCCGGGCCGACGCGGGAGCCCCGGACGCGGGCTCCTCCGGAGGCACGGACGCCGGCACGTCCGATGGTGGCCCGACGCTCCCCTCCAACGGCGGCACGCAGGTCACGGGCACGATGCCCGTGCGCCTGACGCTGGCGGGCTCTCCCTACCGCGTCGTGGGCAATGCGCAGTACGTCGTCACCATCCCCAAGGGCCAGACGACGACGGTGGAGCCGGGCGTCGTCATCGACTTCCAGGGCAACCCCGACGTGACACAGGCGGACGTGCGGGACGGGGCGCAGGACGTGATGAACCACCAGGACGGCCGCGTGGAGCTGCGCGTGTATGGCCGCATCCTGGTGCAGGGCACCGCGCAGGCGCCGGTGACGCTCACCTCCACGAACCCCTACGGCTGGTGGGGCATGAACTTCTTCGGGGACGCGTCGAAGGGGACCGGCCATCCGTCCTTCGTGCACATGGTCTTCGAGAAGGTCCGCAAGAACGAATACAACGGCGACCGGGACCGCACGCGCGGCGCGCTCTGGGCGTACTACCCCGGGCCGGTGACCATCCAGCACTCGCTCTTCCGCGACAACGAGTCCTCCGGCAAGTGCGGCGCGCTGGACCTGATGTTCACCGACGGCTCGGTGGTGACGGACACTGTCTTCGAGAACAACCGCACGCTCGACGTCGACCGCTTCGCCTCCGGAAACGGGGCCACCTCCGGCGGCGGCGCGATGTGCGTCACCCACGGGCGCAACTCCACCGTGCGCGGCAACACCTTCAGGAACAACACGCTGTCGGCCTTCCGGGGCAGCCACTCCAACGCCCTCGTGTCGCGCACCTACGAGGTGTGGCCCAACGGCTCCAACCACTACGACCTGGGGGGCGGGGGGGCGCTGCACTACTTCCAGCCCGACAACGACCTCATCGAGGACAACCGCTTCGAAAACAACACCGCCGTGGGGGGCCCCGGCGCGGCCCTCTACCTGGAGGACGTGCCCAACGCGGGCGTCACCTTGAAGGGCAACCAGTTCATCGGCAACCGCGCGGGCGCCGGAGGCGTCATCGTCTGCAATCGCGGTAGTGGCACCGGCGTCGAGCTGGTGCTGGGCGCGGGCAACACCTTCAGCGGCAACACCACCAACGGCGCCGTGGCCCCGCAGGTGACGGGCGACTGCGCGCGCTAG
- a CDS encoding SGNH/GDSL hydrolase family protein has product MSTRALRAFLLLASLSTAAHAASEPASGVTASPVLPTLPTHEVAPAPAPEPRRTVLLLGDSLIATGFGEYLQTQLSAHPRIRCERRAKSSTGLARPDFFDWLEVGQQEVQQHQPDVVVVILGGNDGQALHTKVGQATVAWGNPDWGDGYRQRVQEFTTAISAPGRKIIWLELPATGRHRFEQKLALIRGLQREVITAREDAVHLDTRPFFTDARGRALNKAPVEGFRKPMRLRMTDGVHFTVAGGRYFASKVYPEVLGVLGLEPGQKHTARPAGGPTPARQARAAPSSP; this is encoded by the coding sequence ATGTCGACCCGTGCTCTTCGTGCGTTCCTCCTCCTGGCGTCCCTGTCCACGGCGGCCCACGCCGCCTCGGAACCTGCTTCCGGGGTGACGGCCTCGCCGGTGCTGCCCACCCTTCCCACCCACGAGGTGGCCCCCGCGCCAGCGCCCGAGCCCCGGCGCACGGTGCTGCTCCTGGGCGACAGCCTCATCGCCACGGGCTTCGGGGAGTACCTCCAGACGCAGCTCTCCGCGCACCCGCGGATCCGCTGCGAGCGCCGGGCGAAGTCGTCCACGGGGCTGGCGCGCCCGGACTTCTTCGACTGGCTGGAGGTGGGCCAGCAGGAGGTCCAGCAGCACCAGCCGGACGTCGTGGTGGTCATCCTGGGAGGCAACGACGGACAGGCCCTGCACACCAAGGTGGGCCAGGCCACCGTCGCCTGGGGCAACCCGGACTGGGGTGACGGCTACCGGCAGCGCGTGCAGGAGTTCACCACGGCCATCTCCGCGCCGGGCCGGAAGATCATCTGGTTGGAGCTGCCCGCGACGGGCCGTCACCGCTTCGAACAGAAGCTCGCGTTGATCCGCGGCCTCCAGCGCGAGGTCATCACCGCCCGCGAGGACGCCGTGCACCTGGACACCCGGCCCTTCTTCACCGACGCGCGCGGCCGGGCGCTGAACAAGGCCCCCGTGGAGGGCTTCCGCAAGCCCATGCGCCTGCGCATGACGGACGGCGTGCACTTCACCGTGGCGGGTGGGCGCTACTTCGCGAGCAAGGTGTACCCGGAGGTGCTGGGCGTGCTGGGGCTGGAGCCCGGGCAGAAGCACACCGCGCGCCCGGCCGGGGGGCCTACGCCGGCGCGGCAGGCCCGCGCAGCTCCGTCGTCACCGTGA
- a CDS encoding AAA family ATPase: MMRRTDEDSGQGEVPRDERAPDGLMPVLRVEYDTDVEAGGQVAPVLRVRSVWPPPEAGEEALPPEPVAGTAAASNVVREDSVRGDAVREDSVRGGAGSNLLRDSSARPATLDLLRTAALRLSAPKPAREAAREVTVREVPAPELVCVDDTAGSPPPEEAPARDVSASGDITPAERQAMQAAVSSGRRREQWVAPTYLPEELRDALVAERGQYRAQRLQEAREVGLAGPGVLGLVPVPAADPDWSGGSLLGFMGEELVFAGNIVHLDFESGRVFAASDSGEDLDRRALSCERWCYRPYDFAEALCAAASAYEERVPALTTALARARGESAASTPSARDAELIPVDRLWRQPWGCVWGPPGTGKTTAVADLIARALRAYPNERILAVAPTNRAADELVLRVSALLERDPIPLRPLARSIFRGGTGASEALAKLPTVALEENKTSKLRSTIQERERELTLERSRGGAAPELAKMQAELRTLRGRVKDPTLKEAEKGDSPLMVLTVHRALRLVSELEGEETFQRLVVDEAGMVTRAATALLAPLAKQVTLAGDPKQIGPVSRAAEGAGGGAQTWLRASALSHLEDAVKDAARPDVLLLRTQHRMHPDIARVVSHFCYGGALEDGDLVKDRAQRPAPVPAFPARAMWLVLDGLSRDHRRLTHGRGETGSGYQRELSAELAVTLARQAVRLGLTVLCVTPYRAQAALLRKLGNAAGLRHDMFSASTIHRQQGTQYDVVMVDTVAGGRPFPPHTLVPILNVAASRAKDYLLVLASRAEAGASPVPRRFLSLLPPVRVHPGTPPRLELIASQPRPPPPPAPPLVPVGLGGEIDGGRDVGPLFTQEQVSLFERRFDDGHHLVRGVAGSGKTYVLAHWAARYLLENPRARVLVSFYNRSLAPLVDKLLVEALTVRAGASAVPALKAQVTVKHVGALRRFAPQAFDAVFVDEAQDMDAKALAALHALVRPRVGEDGRESRCFQLFMDDSQNVYGQVPIDTLKEQLPEGLSFRGRTRVLKETFRATRDILDVAFNVVLDPLRQHRVTDPGMREYMKAGELARERLLWLPEETLEGLYRVQSTERGGVLPQVKAFASSTGEARWVAKEVARLVREEHVHPGDILVVAPVMPASFTDALRKAGVPAEAYGGKGGRDVADFRVSGVDHVRATTVFSCKGHECPVVFFAGLEALDSIEAWMAGARQRTEREHERIRRAMFYVGATRAMKRQYLTGVRGGRFLQVAASYVETLSGHRTAP; encoded by the coding sequence ATGATGCGCAGGACGGACGAGGATTCGGGTCAAGGGGAGGTGCCGCGGGACGAGCGCGCGCCGGATGGCCTCATGCCCGTGCTCCGCGTGGAGTACGACACGGACGTCGAGGCCGGTGGACAGGTGGCCCCGGTGCTCCGGGTCCGGTCGGTCTGGCCGCCACCGGAGGCCGGGGAGGAAGCGCTGCCGCCGGAGCCCGTCGCCGGGACGGCCGCGGCCTCGAACGTCGTGCGCGAGGACTCCGTTCGCGGGGATGCCGTGCGCGAGGACTCCGTGCGCGGCGGCGCGGGCTCGAACCTCCTGCGCGACAGCTCCGCTCGACCCGCCACGCTGGATCTGCTCCGCACCGCGGCCCTGCGGCTCTCCGCGCCGAAGCCCGCGCGCGAGGCTGCTCGGGAGGTCACGGTTCGGGAGGTCCCCGCTCCGGAGCTGGTGTGCGTGGACGATACCGCCGGCAGCCCCCCTCCCGAGGAGGCCCCGGCCCGGGACGTGTCCGCCTCCGGGGACATCACCCCCGCCGAACGCCAGGCCATGCAGGCCGCCGTGTCCTCCGGACGCCGCAGGGAACAGTGGGTCGCGCCGACCTACCTCCCGGAGGAGCTGCGCGACGCGCTGGTGGCGGAGCGCGGCCAGTACCGCGCGCAGCGGCTCCAGGAGGCGCGCGAGGTGGGGCTGGCCGGGCCCGGCGTGCTGGGGCTCGTGCCGGTGCCCGCCGCCGACCCTGACTGGTCCGGGGGCTCGCTGCTCGGCTTCATGGGCGAGGAGCTGGTGTTCGCCGGGAACATCGTCCACCTGGACTTCGAATCCGGCCGCGTCTTCGCCGCTTCGGACTCCGGGGAGGACCTGGACCGCCGCGCCCTGTCCTGCGAGCGCTGGTGCTACCGGCCCTATGACTTCGCGGAGGCCCTGTGCGCGGCGGCCTCCGCCTACGAGGAGCGCGTCCCCGCCCTCACCACCGCCCTGGCGCGTGCCCGGGGGGAGAGCGCCGCCTCCACGCCCTCCGCCCGCGACGCGGAGCTCATCCCCGTGGACCGGCTCTGGCGCCAGCCGTGGGGCTGCGTCTGGGGGCCCCCCGGCACCGGCAAGACGACCGCCGTCGCGGACCTCATCGCCCGGGCCCTGCGCGCGTACCCGAACGAGCGCATCCTCGCGGTGGCGCCCACCAACCGCGCCGCGGACGAGCTGGTGCTGCGCGTCAGCGCCCTGCTGGAGCGCGACCCCATCCCGCTGCGCCCGCTGGCCCGCAGCATCTTCCGGGGCGGCACCGGCGCGAGCGAGGCCCTGGCGAAGCTGCCCACCGTGGCGCTGGAGGAGAACAAGACGAGCAAGCTGCGCAGCACCATCCAGGAGCGCGAGCGCGAGCTCACCCTGGAGCGCTCCCGGGGCGGCGCCGCGCCGGAGCTGGCCAAGATGCAGGCGGAGCTGCGCACGCTGCGCGGCCGCGTGAAGGACCCCACGCTGAAGGAGGCGGAGAAGGGCGACAGCCCCCTCATGGTCCTCACCGTGCACCGCGCGCTCCGGCTGGTGTCGGAGCTGGAAGGGGAGGAGACCTTCCAGCGGCTCGTCGTGGACGAGGCGGGCATGGTGACGCGCGCGGCGACGGCGCTGCTCGCCCCGCTGGCCAAGCAGGTGACGCTCGCGGGCGACCCCAAGCAGATTGGCCCCGTGAGCCGCGCGGCGGAAGGGGCGGGCGGCGGCGCCCAGACGTGGCTTCGCGCCAGCGCCCTGTCCCACCTGGAGGACGCGGTGAAGGACGCGGCGCGGCCGGACGTGCTGCTGCTGCGCACCCAGCACCGCATGCACCCGGACATCGCCCGCGTGGTGAGCCACTTCTGCTACGGCGGCGCGCTGGAGGACGGCGACCTGGTGAAGGACCGGGCCCAGCGCCCGGCGCCGGTGCCCGCGTTCCCCGCGCGCGCGATGTGGCTGGTGCTGGACGGCCTGAGCCGCGACCACCGCCGCCTCACGCACGGCCGCGGCGAGACGGGCTCCGGCTACCAGCGCGAGCTGTCCGCGGAGCTCGCCGTCACCCTGGCCCGGCAGGCCGTGCGCCTGGGCCTCACCGTGCTGTGCGTGACGCCCTACCGCGCGCAGGCGGCCCTCTTGCGCAAGCTGGGCAACGCGGCGGGGTTGCGCCACGACATGTTCAGCGCCTCCACCATCCACCGTCAGCAGGGCACCCAGTACGACGTGGTGATGGTGGACACCGTGGCCGGCGGTCGGCCCTTTCCGCCGCACACGCTCGTTCCCATCCTCAACGTGGCGGCGAGCCGCGCGAAGGACTACCTGCTGGTGCTCGCCTCGCGCGCGGAGGCCGGCGCGTCACCCGTGCCCCGGCGCTTCCTCTCGCTGCTGCCCCCCGTGCGCGTGCACCCGGGCACGCCGCCCCGGCTGGAGCTGATCGCCTCACAGCCGCGCCCGCCTCCGCCCCCGGCTCCGCCGCTGGTGCCCGTGGGCCTGGGCGGCGAAATCGACGGGGGCCGCGACGTGGGGCCCCTCTTCACCCAGGAGCAGGTGTCGCTCTTCGAGCGCCGCTTCGACGACGGCCACCACCTGGTGCGCGGCGTGGCCGGCAGCGGCAAGACGTACGTGCTGGCGCACTGGGCCGCGCGCTACCTGCTGGAGAACCCGCGCGCCCGGGTGCTGGTGTCCTTCTACAACCGCTCGCTCGCGCCGCTCGTGGACAAGCTCCTCGTCGAAGCGCTCACCGTGCGCGCGGGCGCGTCCGCCGTGCCCGCGCTCAAGGCCCAGGTGACGGTGAAGCACGTGGGCGCGCTCCGGCGCTTCGCCCCCCAGGCCTTCGACGCCGTCTTCGTGGACGAGGCGCAGGACATGGACGCGAAGGCGCTGGCAGCCCTGCACGCGCTGGTGCGCCCCCGCGTGGGCGAGGACGGCCGCGAGTCCCGCTGCTTCCAGCTGTTCATGGACGACTCGCAGAACGTCTACGGCCAGGTGCCCATCGACACGCTGAAGGAGCAGCTGCCCGAAGGGCTGTCCTTCCGGGGCCGCACCCGCGTGCTCAAGGAGACCTTCCGCGCCACGCGCGACATCCTCGACGTGGCCTTCAACGTGGTGCTGGATCCGTTGCGCCAGCACCGCGTCACCGACCCCGGCATGCGCGAATACATGAAGGCCGGGGAGCTGGCCCGCGAACGGCTCCTGTGGCTGCCGGAGGAGACGCTGGAGGGGCTCTACCGCGTGCAGTCCACCGAGCGCGGCGGCGTGCTGCCCCAGGTGAAGGCCTTCGCCTCCAGCACCGGCGAGGCGCGCTGGGTCGCCAAGGAGGTCGCGCGGCTGGTGCGCGAGGAGCACGTCCACCCGGGGGACATCCTGGTGGTGGCGCCCGTCATGCCCGCGTCGTTCACGGACGCGCTGCGCAAGGCGGGCGTGCCCGCGGAGGCCTACGGGGGCAAGGGCGGACGGGACGTGGCGGACTTCCGGGTGAGCGGCGTGGACCACGTGCGCGCCACCACGGTGTTCTCCTGCAAGGGCCACGAGTGCCCCGTCGTCTTCTTCGCGGGCCTGGAGGCGCTGGACTCCATCGAGGCGTGGATGGCGGGGGCCCGCCAGCGCACCGAGCGCGAACACGAACGCATCCGCCGCGCGATGTTCTACGTGGGGGCCACCCGCGCCATGAAGCGCCAGTACCTCACCGGCGTGCGCGGAGGCCGCTTCCTCCAGGTGGCCGCGTCCTACGTGGAGACGCTGTCCGGCCACCGCACCGCACCTTGA
- a CDS encoding alpha/beta fold hydrolase: MRRAVELTDIGGGCEEGPRVLLLPGLGARGTGFRALAERLADVARPVLVEYPEGEHAACGARALAEQVLRAAGTVDAVVASSFGGMVAAHLAAGGATRGVAFLGSFTRTTHVGPRGRLIAMMGPIAVLGRPGRVAASLAAWRPVPSAQVADVVPTTTLERLTTLRRAFAIHTEPPPPDLRASKVACLCIQGDRDVLVPPATLERLVASLPAGTPRHLLRGAGHVPYFSHPEECARLLGPWLRELGPLGFAAAAGAGLGSAA; encoded by the coding sequence ATGCGCCGCGCGGTGGAGCTGACGGACATCGGTGGGGGCTGTGAAGAGGGGCCGCGGGTGCTGCTCCTGCCGGGGCTGGGTGCCCGGGGCACGGGCTTCCGGGCGCTGGCCGAGCGGCTGGCGGACGTGGCCCGTCCCGTCCTGGTCGAGTACCCGGAGGGCGAGCATGCGGCGTGTGGCGCGCGGGCGCTGGCCGAACAGGTGCTCCGGGCGGCGGGGACGGTGGACGCGGTGGTGGCCAGCTCCTTTGGCGGCATGGTGGCGGCGCACCTGGCCGCGGGCGGGGCGACGCGGGGCGTGGCGTTCCTGGGCTCGTTCACGCGCACCACGCACGTCGGCCCCCGGGGCCGGCTCATCGCGATGATGGGACCCATCGCGGTGCTGGGACGTCCGGGGCGCGTGGCGGCGTCGCTGGCGGCGTGGCGGCCGGTGCCCTCCGCGCAGGTGGCGGACGTGGTGCCCACCACGACGCTGGAGCGCCTGACGACGCTGCGTCGCGCCTTCGCCATCCACACCGAACCGCCACCGCCGGACCTGCGTGCGTCGAAGGTGGCGTGCCTGTGCATCCAGGGGGACCGCGACGTGCTGGTGCCTCCGGCGACGCTGGAGCGGCTGGTGGCGTCGCTGCCCGCCGGCACGCCCCGGCACCTGCTGCGCGGCGCGGGCCACGTGCCCTACTTCTCGCACCCGGAGGAGTGCGCGAGGCTGCTCGGGCCGTGGCTGCGGGAGCTGGGGCCGCTGGGGTTCGCGGCGGCGGCGGGCGCGGGCCTGGGCTCCGCGGCCTGA
- a CDS encoding lysylphosphatidylglycerol synthase transmembrane domain-containing protein — protein sequence MEGTRAQPIPPLEGALDDVPTKRRRGWWIPGALLLVAVLAFLFSRHAEEKDFLDLLRQARPGWLLVAAAFQVGTYLCVAGIWWTVLRRSRVRTSLWSLTRLSLMKLAFDQVIPTGGVGGSLLVGRGLRREGASPGTAAGAVLLTVLCFYVAQALGVGVSLFFLWRRAELNEWIQWLVTAFGVLAVAIPVGILWATRHREWKPGRWAKRIPSLGTMLKAIAEVPPGLLLDPGLLARGVALQLGVYVLDAATLGAMLLALGQEASPSTVFVSFMVASMAETVSIIPGGVGTYEAASVGMLNLFGVPVEAALASTLLLRGFTLWLPLGPGLYLLRHTLRGGPSPGRQPG from the coding sequence ATGGAGGGCACCCGCGCGCAACCCATTCCCCCACTCGAAGGGGCGCTGGACGACGTGCCCACGAAGCGCCGCCGGGGCTGGTGGATTCCGGGCGCGCTGTTGCTGGTCGCGGTGCTCGCCTTCCTCTTCTCCCGGCACGCGGAGGAGAAGGACTTCCTGGACCTGCTGCGCCAGGCCCGGCCCGGGTGGTTGCTGGTGGCCGCCGCGTTCCAGGTGGGCACGTACCTGTGCGTGGCGGGCATCTGGTGGACGGTGCTGCGCCGCTCCCGGGTGCGCACCTCGCTCTGGTCGCTGACGCGGCTGTCGCTGATGAAGCTGGCGTTCGACCAGGTCATCCCCACCGGCGGCGTGGGCGGCTCGCTCCTTGTCGGGCGGGGCCTGCGCCGCGAAGGCGCGAGCCCCGGCACCGCCGCGGGCGCGGTGTTGCTGACGGTGCTGTGCTTCTACGTCGCGCAGGCGCTGGGCGTGGGCGTCAGCCTCTTCTTCCTCTGGCGCAGGGCGGAGCTGAACGAGTGGATCCAGTGGCTCGTCACCGCCTTCGGCGTGCTGGCGGTGGCCATCCCCGTCGGCATCCTCTGGGCGACGCGGCACCGCGAGTGGAAGCCGGGCCGCTGGGCGAAGCGCATCCCCTCGCTGGGCACGATGCTCAAGGCCATCGCGGAGGTGCCCCCCGGCCTGCTGCTCGACCCCGGCCTGCTCGCGCGCGGCGTCGCCCTCCAACTGGGCGTCTACGTGCTGGACGCGGCCACCCTGGGCGCGATGCTGCTCGCGCTGGGCCAGGAGGCTTCGCCCAGCACCGTGTTCGTCAGCTTCATGGTGGCCTCCATGGCGGAGACCGTGTCCATCATCCCCGGGGGCGTGGGCACCTACGAGGCCGCGTCCGTGGGCATGCTCAACCTCTTCGGCGTCCCCGTGGAGGCCGCGCTCGCGAGCACGCTGCTGCTGCGCGGCTTCACCCTGTGGCTGCCGCTCGGGCCCGGCCTGTACCTCCTGCGCCACACCCTCCGCGGGGGCCCCTCGCCCGGCAGGCAACCAGGCTGA
- a CDS encoding SET domain-containing protein-lysine N-methyltransferase, whose protein sequence is MDTRSGDEARMNQGPALFLHPGVKVRPCEWGMGVFTDAFIPAGALIEECHYLKVPQRQCQGEPLDDYVFEIRWHRHENPREGNWVALVMGYGMIYNHASDPNASYSRAVDLDVFRYHALRDIHPGEQIFISYGENWWTARGEEVPP, encoded by the coding sequence GTGGACACCCGAAGCGGGGATGAAGCGCGGATGAACCAGGGCCCGGCGTTGTTCCTCCATCCCGGTGTGAAGGTCCGGCCCTGCGAGTGGGGGATGGGCGTCTTCACCGATGCCTTCATCCCTGCGGGAGCGCTCATCGAGGAGTGCCACTACCTCAAGGTCCCCCAGCGCCAGTGCCAGGGCGAGCCGCTGGACGACTACGTCTTCGAGATCCGCTGGCACCGCCACGAGAATCCCCGCGAGGGGAACTGGGTCGCGCTCGTGATGGGCTACGGGATGATCTACAACCACGCCAGCGACCCCAACGCGTCCTACAGCCGCGCCGTGGACCTTGATGTGTTCCGTTATCACGCACTGCGGGACATCCACCCCGGTGAGCAGATCTTCATCAGCTACGGCGAAAACTGGTGGACCGCGAGAGGCGAGGAAGTCCCTCCCTGA